From Mastacembelus armatus chromosome 13, fMasArm1.2, whole genome shotgun sequence, one genomic window encodes:
- the LOC113125624 gene encoding CLOCK-interacting pacemaker isoform X2 — protein sequence MEADDSLWRPLKGAAQRKRRRLFAITIDGSDWQQTDVEEQLSKKSQSRCSEHTETSQPGQNQELGQSIPGNPNLRSAGQAFQPIYIMNNMTLERPNMIQKSIQLYYKTGSRETSKSGAQHTMFLQQSRFLPATTQLHKPVSRNCYVTGKKINGTYVPTVTSYPRIAPHPSKKPPDKSSLNDDSQNLSKRMCTEDKIDDTPVTRSVPEKQLYKQPKVAVSASGQLGSSSTRDRHSASSSTISSSVNVSPSVHRERNTASVLTSRNRNRNSTINIRHRRFLNTVEILRQSGLLDITLRTKHLLRQSNATEQDIAQLRQHTELLCQAAGNPSRSLNGITPWEHLYRAMAESGSYPSLKLLQNLQVPAPLESAGQQESISTDDTNKPEAADNLDVPLSYPHPNIPDPNQNCLVPQQSHSGRNEEVSTGQKSSEEVAFIPPDSSTG from the exons atggaggcagatgattcgctgtggcgacccctgaagggagcagcccagaggaaaagaagaagattatTTGCTATAACTATTG ACGGCTCAGACTGGCAACAGACAGATGTGGAGGAACAACTGAGCAAAAAATCCCAGTCCAGATGTAGCGAGCATACAGAAACGTCACAGCCAGGCCAAAACCAAGAACTTGGGCAAAGTATTCCTGGGAATCCCAACCTGAGGTCAGCGGGTCAAGCGTTCCAGCCCATCTATATCATGAACAACATGACGCTGGAACGG CCAAACATGATCCAGAAAAGCATTCAGCTCTACTATAAAACTGGAAGCAGGGAGACCAGCAAGTCTGGTGCTCAACATACGATGTTTCTCCAGCAGTCTAGGTTTTTGCCGGCCACCACACAGCTCCACAAACCCGTGTCTCGGAATTGCTATGTCacagggaagaaaataaatggcaCTTACGTACCCACTGTCACTTCCTACCCCCGTATTGCACCACACCCCAGCAAGAAGCCACCTGATAAATCTTCACTGAATGATGACTCTCAGAATTTGAGCAAGAGGATGTGCACAGAAGACAAGATTGATGACACACCTGTGACCAGGAGTGTACCTGAGAAGCAACTTTATAAACAACCCAAAGTAGCAGTTTCAGCTTCTGGGCAGTTGGGTTCCTCTTCAACCAGAGACCGTCACTCCGCCTCCAGTTCCACAATTTCATCCTCAGTAAATGTCTCTCCATCAGTGCACCGTGAGCGTAATACTGCATCCGTCCTTACATCcagaaatagaaacagaaatagCACCATCAATATTCGCCACCGCCGTTTCCTCAACACAGTAGAAATCCTCAGACAGTCAGGTCTGTTGGACATTACGCTGCGCACAAAGCATCTGCTGCGCCAGAGCAATGCCACAGAACAGGACATTGCCCAGCTGCGtcaacacacagagctgctttgCCAGGCTGCTGGAAACCCCAGCCGCAGCCTAAACGGCATCACACCCTGGGAACATCTGTACCGAGCCATGGCCGAGTCGGGCAGCTACCCCAGCCTCAAACTCCTGCAGAATTTACAGGTCCCAGCTCCTCTAGAGTCAGCTGGTCAACAGGAGAGTATTTCCACAGATGACACCAACAAGCCAGAAGCTGCTGACAACTTAGATGTGCCGCTGTCTTACCCTCACCCCAACATACCAGATCCAAACCAGAACTGTCTTGTACCACAGCAGTCTCACTCAGGACGAAACGAGGAGGTCAGCACAGGTCAGAAATCCTCAGAGGAAGTTGCCTTTATACCTCCTGACAGTTCTACTGGTTAG